ccctactttttttctttttagtccCTGGGAGCAATTTACTTTCTTTTTGTGTTCAGTTTCCTTGTTCTCCTGAGGTCCTTAAACCATTATACAAAATTGGGATGAGTTACGTGCGCAAACTACAGTGGCAATCTCTTTCTGCCATTTTCCATGAACTGATAAGAATTGTTCTACCAGTTGATCAGCACACAGAACTCCATAGTAATgtgatttgtattttttttttacttttaattttaacCTTACCACCACCAACACAACCACAAATTCCCTCTGCTGGAAGCCCAGAACTTCTCAATCTTTGTGCTGTGACCATAGATGATTTTGAATAGGCTTTTTTCCTACCTGTTTGGCCCAGAGATTACACTGTGTTTCCATGTGATGTGGACAAATAGCAGTTACCATCAAATCCTTGTTTCCTTCTCTCTTGTAACAAATTCGGGTATGATTGAGGCATCTGGGGTAGATGCAGACGGATGGGTTCTAATGGGTGGGTTTGTTGGATATTTTGAGGATGTGGCTGTACTTAGCATGTTGATGCATTGTATATTTTTACAACATCCTGTGCAACCAAAGCCAACACTTTTAAATATTAATTGATTTGAGCCCCACAACATAAGGTGACAACCTGTAGAATCTTATTGAAATCTACATTCtctaatgtaatttttttgtttcaCTGGAAAGGAAAATTGCTCAGTTTTAAACGTTAAAAGTGTACAAGTTGCTTTGTTACAATAAAACTAAATGTgtacacaaaaaaaaagaatcaatgacTGGTGAATGAATCAGATACTTACTGCAAAAGGATCTGCTTGTTCCCATGAAATTGGTGCTCCCCAAGAAGCAGGTCTCATCTTCTCTGGTAAAGATTCCGGCACAGCCACAAGAATAAAACAGATGTCCAGCAAGGCAATGGCAGTGGCAAGAACTACCACCAAATTATCTCCATATGCCCATGACAAGTACGCTCCAATAGCTGGGCTGGTCACAAGACTAGCTGCAAATGTTGCAGATACCTGCAATTGGGAGGAAAAGGTTGTACCTGCTTTATACAAATCAAAGCAGAAGTAGGTAATTCATTCCCTCATGCCTGCACCCACTACTCAGTAAAGGCATtacttaaataaaaatattaatatcCTAAAACATATAGATCTGTTTGGAACATACAGGAAATGAGTTTTCGTAGGGTTAAGAATTATAAAACCTCATAACATTTcaggtggaaaaaaaatctttttaaaaatcactgccCTGACAGGCCGCCTCTCTATTGTAATATTTACTCCTGCATCTGTACAGGCAAACACAATCCCTATATCTACTTTTGCAAGCTCTAGACAAATTTTTATCTTCCACTGAGATCATCTCTCATTTTTATAATCTCTTTAAAGATGTTCAAGTCCAACTGCTTAATACAACATAGCATCCATCCCAGAAATCAATCTGATGAAGCTTTGTTGCATTCCCTCGATTCAAATTTGCTCTTTGCTAAGGTAGGGATACCTACCTACAGTATTCCAAATGCAATTTTTATGAGGGTCATACATAATGCAAGTTTTTATTCTCTACTCAAACAGTAGACCTTAATTACTTGTAATTCAGACAACCAGGTTTTTATTTATATAGTTATGGCAATTATTGGATGAGAATATCTAGTGTAAATTTTGCATGTTTGCTTATTAAATTCTTTAGCTGAGAGGGTAAAGTTTGTATAAACCTTCATTTAACCCTCTCAGCTAAAGAATTCATGAGCAAACATGCAAAATTTACACTAGATAGTCTCATCTAAATAACTGCAATAGATTTTGACAGCCGGGCAAGGGCAAAACGTCAAAGGCATGAAAGCCTAAATGAGCCATTGCCTACAAGCTTCAAGATTTCATGAAAACAAAACTTTCTAACTCAGAAGAGTAGTAGGTAGAAAATGTCTTTGATCAACACATCAGTAATTGTGATTAGACAAGGGTTCCTGATGGTTAAAAACCCAAGCCCCACAATAGAAGGGAATCTTATTTTCAAGCAACAGTTTAGTGACTTACAAGTCCATAAGCtgtgctcctctcatgctcctgagTTATATCTGCTACGTAGGCAAAGATCACTGAAAACGTGACTGCAAATACCCCAGACATGGAAATAACTGCAAAGTACCACCTGCAGAGAATAGTTTAAAAATTATTGAATATTGGAACACAAACACAAAACATGTCACTTAATGAACTATACCCAAATTAGTGGTATATCACATATTTAtaactaaaaaaattaaattacaccAGCTTATACTACATGGAGATAAGATTAACACTTCTAAATATTGGCTGGTGATTTTACTTAGTTCAATTTGACAATGCCCATCATGTTTCAATTGTGGGTAATGGACCCATTTTTGTGAATGAGCAGTTTGTGAGATTTTGCATCTCCATCAACATCATGACTGAAATGTCTTAAATGGACAATATGCAACAATAAGTAGTAAAATGCATCAACGCAAAACTCACCAAGGGCTTATTCGCATGAGAGGAATTGGGGCACAGGTGAAGAATACAGTTAAGAGAAGAAAAGATTTCCTGCCCCAAACATCCGATAATGCTCCAATGAGAGGAGCACTGAGAAATGATAATATTCCCTGGAGATCCAAACAAAGCATTAGAACTCGAGACTTCGTTCATCATTACAAATCAGCCACAAGCCAAGACAGTCACAAAACCAGACACGTGCAGATTTGGCAAAACCAAAATACATGTGCACAGCAGCTTTGTTGACAAGGCAAAATATGCCAGCACAGAACACACTTGCAGGAACTTTATTGGGCTGTTTTGTCAGTAAAAGTGAACCATGCATGCAGGTGTGTCACAAGAAAGACATTCATATGCATTAATCAAATGTACAAAACAAATTTTTCACACATAGAATACAAGCATGCAGCAACTTAATTAAACTAAAACAGCTAGAATGCAATCATAGAGGGGATTTGTCAGAAATTATAAAGGGGTTACCTATTCACAGAACATAATTGAATAGCTGCTGTCAAGACCTACCAAAACAGCACAATTGTACACAGAAGATGTGCATACATGCAATGGTTTTGTTGCAGAAAGCAAAACAAGCACAGGCAAAGTGGGTTTGCTGGgataaatttttaaattgaataaaaaCAATGTGGGAAGCACAGAGCAGATGAACTGGCAAGTGAACCAAAAACCTTCAGAGACAGCCAACTCCCTGAAGGATGTTAGCGATGAGCAAAATTACTGATGTGGGTACAAGGGGAATCTAAGTGactgaaattatatttgttttaaaatagcCAAGAGCATCAATTGCAGCTCACTTCAGATAATCAAAGTCAGTctattttaaagtgatttttttttttaaatataaaaaaggatCTTTAATGTCCCCACCTGATCAGGAAGATCAAGCAGATGACTAGTgaatttactttgttttaaatagaAAAAATCTTTATGAAATACTTCTTTGGAAGATCAGCATTAATATCCATTACTAAGTGCCCATAACAGATTAttttgatccatttctcttcataGATGTGCCAAGAAGAAGTTTCAGAATTCCACTACAGgtcaatagaaaaaaaatgcctATTCTTCAAGGAATGTCTAGAGGCCCTTTTGTAGAGTAAAAATGTGTGTAAAAGGCTGAGATCCTCCACCCTCACTTCGCTCACCCTACCTACATAAATGCTCTGGGAGCAGCTCCAAGATGCCGACCCTGTTTCTTCCAGGGGGTAGGCCCAATGATCATGCGCTCCACCTCACTTCATAAATGTACAGttgctgcaagcagctggcttGGGGTGAGCTGATAATGTTGCAATGATACAGCCAGCCCAGGACCTAGTCAAGACCTGCATAGATGCTTTCACATTTCAGCATTATCCCTCTTAGATGAGAGGTCATCATTCTGAAGCCTGGTCTACGTCCTCTCCACACAGCTGTTAATTGTCCTGCCCAGCCTTTCCAGCTATTCTTGCCCTCAGAACCTTCAGTGTTTTGTGTTCATTGCAACACCACCAGGTTGATTTCACAGCTCAGAGATATGGGGCTTGGGGCTACAGTGTGCTTCTGTGGGCAGGCCTGGTGCTCTCTGCCCAAATgatgaagctgtggagagggcgAAGTCACAGCGATGGACGCTGAGGAGCCACCAAAGGTGGCGAAAGTGCCCAGGAGCAAGCAGAGGAAGACAATGTTGGATAGGGGTCAACCTCATATTGGGAAAGCTAGATTTTTCTCTAAAACAGATTTGGTCGGGCAGATGATCAATGGCCGACTCGTTGCCCATCATCccacatgcagctggaaccggtCTGTTTCCCAGAGTAGTTCCAGttgtgtggaggattatgggtaacaaagacagccattgctcaccGCACACTTATGTGGTTAGGTTGATGGGCGGCACCACAGCAACAGTTGGCCCACCTACATTGGCTCCGGACGATGCATTGAGGTGCCcctcagccttttagggctgctctctaaaaaggaatgtggagATTTTTCTTTGACGATGGAGCTGGCCTTGAAGTGGAGGCCCTCCATAAAAACACCTCAAATTTACCTACACTATGGAACAGAGCAAACTTTGCTTCCAGGTCAAGTATGCGATTGCATTTTCTTACCTTCACCCCATGAATAAGTCCATTCATTAGAAATGTATGCTGAGGAAATGTCTGGTGTAAAACCTGAAGAAAAATGACATTACAGGTTGAAATTATTATAGGATTACAAAATTAGCCATCAGTTGAGAACTCTCGCTAACCTGCTTAGATGTTGCTAGTACCAATCTCACAAAGGAATGGCCTCTTGAAGCCAGGATGAAAGCCAATAATGCCTCCATATTGATTAAGAGGGTCATTTATTTTGGTGCTGCCATTGTCTGTATGAATTTAATGTCAGATACTGTCCAGTAATACAGATGTAATACTTGTTTCATCACATTACATTTTTCCTACTGCCCAGTTTTCACTTTTGAAGTTTCATGCTATATGCACATTTGCAGCAATCAACAGCCCATCAGTATTCCTGTAACCAATTGTACGAACAAAACATGGGCAAGAATTACTCACTGGTTGGTTCCAAGCATAACTATCAATGTATAGTGAATGCATCGATGAGAAACCAGAAGGGGCAAGATTAGTCTTGTCTAATGAACTTGCGCACTGAATCTGTGGGCAGGACACCATTTTAATGAAATGTAATTGTGCAAGTTATACTCACAGTAAGCATTGGAGTCGTCAATAATCCCCACGCAAAGAATTCCAAGAAGATTACAATCACTGCATGGTAGACACTAGGCTCACCTATCCCTTGTGGCTGTGAACGTGAAGGAAATACACCCAAATCAATTCAGAGTCACTACACATGTTTAAACATCAGATCAAATAGAATTGCTTGGTCAAAAGAAACAACATCACCCTACAGACGGAAGGTCTGCTGCTTGAAGGCCGCATCCGGTCGTTCACCCTGCAGACGGAAAGTCTGCTGCTTGAGGGCCGCATCCGGTCGTTCACCCTGCAGACGGAAGGTCTGCTGCTTGAGGGCCGCATCCGGTCGTTCACCCTGCAGACGGAAGGTCTGCTGCTTGAGGGCCGCATCCGGTCGTTCACCTTGCAGACGGAAGGTCTGCTGCTCGAGGGCCGCATCCGGTCGTTCACCCTGCAGATGGAAGGTCTGCTGCTTGAGGGCCGCATCCGGTCGTTCACCCTGCAGACGGAAGGTCTGCTGCTCGAGGGCCGCATCCGGTCGTTCACCCTGCAGACGGAAGGTCTGctgcttgagggctgcatccggTCGTTCACCCTGCAGACGGAAGGTCTGCTGCTTGAGGGCCGCATCCGGTCGTTCACCCTGCAGACGGAAGGTCTGCTGCTTGAGGGCCGCATCCGGTCGTTCACCCTGCAGACGGAAGGTCTGCTGCTTGAGGGCCGCATCCGGTCGTTCACCCTGCAGACGGAAGGTCTGCTGCTTGAGGGCCGCATCCGGTCGTTCACCCTGCAGACGGAAGGTCTGCTGCTTGAGGGCCGCATCCGGTCGTTCACCCTGCAGACGGAAGGTCTGCTGCTCGAGGGCCTCATCTGGTTGTTCACCCTACAGACGGAAGGTCTGCTGCTTGAGGGCCTCATCTGGTCGTTCAATGGCAAATACTAAGTGGTCAATACTCTTGTGCCAGCTTCAGTGATTTTCACAAATCAGCGATCTCTCTTGCTATACATACGAATAGCTTAAGTAGTGAGAAGGGAGAGAGCATGCCTGGTCTAAAATTATCAATCCCAAAAGGTGCTGATCAAGTTAGTGAATTAAGTACCCAGTGTACTGTGGGTTTTCATAATCAGGTGGGATAGGGTTGGAAAACAGAAATACTAGTTTTCACATTTTCTAGCACAATTAGAACACAAAGTTCATGTTTGCCCTTTGACAAACTAATGATAATTTGTTCTTCATTCATCAtaaatatttatctcccccaccAGTAGTGAACCATGGGTGCATTCATTGTGCACACCGACAAGAAGCATTACAGCAACTTGCTAAACATTCTCCATCAGCCCATTTTTGCTCCAACTGTGACAAGAGCAGTTAGGTTATTATAAAGCTCCTCCCCAAATCATGCATTTAATCTTGACATGGAAATACATCATCCTTCCTTCATTGCTGAGGAGTCAAAATTTTGATATTCAAATACTTTACCGTAGGAAATAGGGAAAACATTAAGGAATATCTCTCAAGTTCTTGAAAAATGAGCAATATGGAGAAACAAACTGTCAGAAGAATTAGTTTTGTACTAATAATAAATTGTATGGGTCTTAATGTTTCTCATCCTTTACCATCCAACACAATTCTTATTCTACAATGGTTGCAGCACCTTGCATCACGAATCTCATCTCCAAGTGAGAATGCTTCGTCCCACCATGGAATCCAAATTTGTTTCTGACACTATCCACAGAATAACATTTCAAACAAAAGAATGATGTCCAATATCAATTTCTGATCAACTATTCATTCATGTCATTTGCACACATGCTTCACACTAGCTGTGCAATTTCTCACACTAAGGCTAAGCTCCAAGTCATCAGTGATGCTTTCACTCAAACACAGGAGAATAGGCCTTACAACCAAGTATCACACAGGACTAGGGCATATCAAGCCCATACTGACTACCAATAATTACTCATTTACATGAATCTCCTTTACCAGTTTTCCACTTCTTACCAATTCAAATCCTTACCAGATCATTCTTGGATGTTGCAAGAATACTCATTTCCACCACTCAAGCAGCATTCCAGATTACATCCAACCCAAGGGTGGAAGAATTATTCCTTTTACTCCCCTCCAAAACTCATCCCATCCCTTACCCAAAACACTGCAAGAAAATTGACATCTGCCAGCCTGCACTTATTGCATTAGTTATCTAACAATTCTTACTTTCAAGGCTCAACACCCATAGAGCAGGGGGCACTACTTGTCAAAGGCAGATATCAATAATGAAATTCATCACTGCCTTCAATGCACTAGCATAGCCTTTGGTCAATAAAGAAAAACAGGTAAAATTTGAAGATCAAGACCTCAAACCTGGCACAACTCTTAATACATCAGACATATGACTGCCCATCTACATGTCTGAGTACAGGAGTACCAACTAGAGTCATGAGACAAATATCACCAATGCCATttcagcaaaaataaatgttattcTGTGCTGTCATAAGAGATAAACAATCAAACAAAAGTCAGATAGGCTTAAAACTTCCTTGAAGAAATACATCTATGTCGACTCCTAATGATGTCTGTTCCAGTAATAGCTTTGTGAAAACAAAAAGCAGCATTCCCAATGGTACCAAGAACAGAGCTCATgcaaagacactgaagtggcagtAAGAGTGGAGCATTTCAAACTACCCACCACACTTTCTAGTCTGCCACCACTTGCTCCATCTACAGTTCACACATTGGGCCTCAAGCTACCATAGTACTCATACCAGGAATGGAAGTTGGCCATCCCCAATCCTGAAGAATGCCATGAAGATAAGTAATTTCAGTGCTACAATCAATTGGCACCAAAGATTCATTTTATAACTTTACTCAGATAGCTCACGTTCAGCAGTAATACTGACAGTGTTATTAGGTTGTTACAACCCCGACTAAATGCAGATGAATTCGAAATTCTCTCCAGACAATAATTTACTATTTAGTCCTGCCCCAAATTCTAGAATCTATAAAGCACCAGATCAATGCTAAATTTGTGCATTAAAATGCAGTGCTGATTACAACCCTATATCCATTGTTTGACCAAGCAAAGCTTCTAGGAAATTCAGTATTCCCATTTTCAATGGCAAAGCCAAGTCTGTCAACTGCAACCCTGATCACAATGTATTCACAAAACCATTCACGTTAACAGGTTGCATAGAACTAAATATAATGCAAGCAACTGActtgatttaaaaattataaaatgcaAATAACTATTCAGTTTTTAAGCTTCAACTGTTTTTCTTTTAAACCTTAAAAATGCTATTTTAAATTTTGAAGCCTGTATTTCCTCAGTTTAAAACACTCATTTTCTTAAGCATCCTTAATCACAGACTAATCATTAACTagtttaaggatttttttttgatcTTCAGCCATCACGCTAGTATGCCGGAACACCATGGTAACTGCAGATACAAAGCAACTTAAAGCATGGGTAAAAGACCATCTGTTCTGTCCCTGCAATAAGTTCAGATTCAAGTACAGTAACCACTGAATAATTTATTCCCTGCACCAATCAGTATAGGTTCTGCAAGTGTAAATGTATCAGTGGCCAATACAATTGTTTTTGAGATTATGCATACCTACTCTAGGAATAGGTCTGGAGCTACAAGTTTTTAAAttattcaggtcattggaagCATTATGTTGTATTGATCTTTTATCAAATGGAATGGGAATAAAACATGAATGTAACCAGTATTTTATTTTCAGTAGCTTCATGTTCTTGCTATTTTCTACAATAACTCAGTTTATGGTTTTTGTTTGCCTGTACTCCAATAAAAACATGGCACCACAAACCAAGCACATTAAACatacaaaaagattttttttataacaGGAGAAAAAGCAATTCACCAGTGCAGATCACATGGAGCCAAAGATTAATTTTTTGCATGAGATAAACCAACATGTAAAAGGTGCTTCATAAGAGTTGGGGAGAGCAAGGCATAAGGCGTGGGGGAAAGCAAGGCAGAATGGGAGCACGAAAGAGAAATACATTCTTAAAATATATGCAGACCTGTCATTTTCCCTACAAAGATCAGATATTCCCAAATTTGGTTATGAGAAATAaaattgtgtgcatgtgagtgcacACAACTTCAACATAGTGAT
This genomic window from Narcine bancroftii isolate sNarBan1 chromosome 3, sNarBan1.hap1, whole genome shotgun sequence contains:
- the LOC138758643 gene encoding hippocampus abundant transcript 1 protein isoform X2 yields the protein MTQGKKKKRLNRSVLLAKKIIIKDGGTPQGIGEPSVYHAVIVIFLEFFAWGLLTTPMLTVLHQTFPQHTFLMNGLIHGVKGILSFLSAPLIGALSDVWGRKSFLLLTVFFTCAPIPLMRISPWWYFAVISMSGVFAVTFSVIFAYVADITQEHERSTAYGLVSATFAASLVTSPAIGAYLSWAYGDNLVVVLATAIALLDICFILVAVPESLPEKMRPASWGAPISWEQADPFASLKKVGQDSTVLLICITVFLSYLPEAGQYSSFFLYLRQVIGFSSETVAAFIAVVGILSILAQTVVLGVLMRSIGHKNTILLGLGFQILQLAWYGFGSQPWMMWAAGAVAAMSSITFPAVSALVSRNADPDQQDECER